The Puniceicoccales bacterium DNA window TTTTCTGCGTATTTTGTAGACTGTTCCATTTGTCGGTATTGGCCAGATCTAGGTACATTCCCTATGTGGAAAAGCTGCGATCCAGCGTAAAAATAAAACAATCGAGACGTGGACAGATACTGGATCGTAATGGTGTGGTTCTGGCCACAACAAATTGCATCATCGACGTGGGAGTTGATCCATATGCTGCTAATTATGAACATGATTTCTCAAAAATACAACAATTGGCAGCCATGTTGAAAATTAACCATAGCTCATTGAAAAAATGTTTTAAAAAATATAAATACGTAAAAAACAAAAAAGTCGTAGAAATAAGATGGAAAAAAATTAAAACCATCGAGGATGATTTGCTCCTTGAACGTATCATGGCGCTAAAAATCAAAGGCATCTATGGCAATAAAAAATACAAACGTTCCTATCCCACCGATGGATTGGCTAGTCAGCTGATAGGTTTCATAAATGACGATGGAGTAGCATCTTGCGGTATTGAAAAGCTGATGGATAAATATCTTAAAGGCCAAGATGGATTGATAAAATCAGAAAAGGATGGCAAGCATAAGGAACTACGACAATTTAGAAAATTGGATGTCAATGCCAAAAATGGCTGTGATGTCGAACTGTCGCTGGATCTCATAATTCAGGATATGGTTGAAAAAGAACTGGATAATGTAATCAACAAATTTCATCCCAAGTGGGCAACGATCATTGTAAGCGATGCGGTAACTGGTGAAATTATGGCACTGGGGAATCGCCCCACCTACAATAATAATCACTACAACAAGGCCACCATCGATAGTCTCAGAAATAGAGCTGTCACAGATGTTTATGAGCCAGGCTCAATTTTTAAGATAGTCGCTTCAAGCATAGCGCTTGAACATAATCTCGCCACTCCAGAAACCGTATTTGATTGCAGCAAAGATTACGTAAATAGCTCAGGCTCAGATATAAAGCTGCCAAAAGATCCTGGCAATTTCAACAAACTATCACTGACCGATATACTTAGAAAGTCTAGCAACCGTGGGATTGCACATGTGGGTATAGTTCTTGGAAAAAATAGATTATATAAAGCGGCGAAAGCCTTTGGTTTCGGCGAAATAACTGGCTATGGATTTGATGGTGAAGTACCTGGCATTTTGCATCCACCCAACAGATGGGATAGGCTAACCATAACACGGCTGCCCATGGGTCACGCTCTGGGTGCAACTCCTATGCAAATGCATCAGGCCATGGGAGTTATCGCCAGTGGAGGTTTTCTTCTAAAGCCGCTGCTGGTGAAAAAAGTTGTCGATTCTCTTGGTAATGGCATATTGGAGTTCCATCCGGAGGTAAAAAACAGGGTACTGTCCAATAAAACAGCAACCACCATGGCAGATATTTTGCGAAACCCAAATAGCAAGGATTCCACAATAAATGGGCTGGGACTTTCCTATAAAACCGGAACTTCTCAAAAAATTGTGGATGGAAAATATTCGTCTAAACATCACATATCATCCTGTTCGGGGTTTTTCCCATTCGATACGCCACAAATACTTATCACAGTGGTTGTTGACGATGCAGTCACAGAAAAAGGCACAGCCTGGGGCTATCTAGTTGCCTTGCCATCGCTAAAGTCACTGGTGGATAAAATCTCCCGCTATATGGATTTACAATAAAAATCATAACAAATAACCAACCAAACATCATCATCATTTCAGCGATGGACACATGGCGTTGATAACTATCCAACCAATATATTCCTAACCTTTGGGTTCTATAATAGGCGTAACTTCTTTAGATTCTTCGACTTCTGGCACAACCTCGAAGGATAAATCCATGACCACCTCTCGATGTAATTTTAGCTTGGCTATATGTTTACCCACATGCTTGGCCGGTTCCATATGTAGCATTTTTTTATCCAAATTTACTCCATATTCCGATAGTTTCGCTAACAAGTCCGAACCTGAAATTGATCCAAACATTTTGCCATTTCCACCAACTTTGGCCGTGAATATCAGTGACAATCCAGCTATCATGTCTGCCATTGATCTGGCCTGAGCCACCTCCGAAGCTTCACGATCCAGGCGCTTTTTTTGCAAAAACTCCACCTGCCTACGATTGGCTCGGGTAACTGGAACAGCTATCTTGTTCGGCAACAAGTAGTTCCTTGCATAACCAGCCTTGACAGTAACACTATCGCCTTCTGCACCTAAATGCTCAACCTTCTTTAGTAATAAAATATTAGCCGTAGCCATTTTCAAAAATCAAAAAAATCAAAAAGGGACATCATCGTCACCATCGACCTGAATCGAAGAAACCTCATTGGTCACGGAAGCGCTCCGCTCCATCCCTCCATTATCTAAATTATCATCTGCTTTGGAGCCGATAAATTGAAAATTCTCAAGAACCGCTACCAGCTTGCTGCGCTTTTCACCTGCTGCAGATTCCCATTGATCCAGTCTCAACCTACCTTCCACAAATATTGATTTGCCCTTAACAAAATACTTTGCTATCAATTCGGCCTGTTTTCCAAAACAATCCACATCGATAAACACAACCTCTTCTCTAGTATCACCTTCTGCAGAGCGACTAACCCTTGTGGTGGCAAGACCAAATTTGCAAATCGACGTACCATTATTGGTAGATCTCAGTTCTGGATCTCTTGTCAAATTACCCAGCAAAATAACTTTATTAAATGAAGCCATTATTTACACCTCTCTATCATCATTCTGTTTATGGTTTTATCAAGAGCAAACCTATCTTTGATCAGTTCAGGCACCGTGGACTCAGCTTCGAATGAAATCCGAACATAGATGCCGGACTGAAAATTTTTATCAGTTATTCTTTCAAAATTTCGCTGTCCAATGCGCTCCACATCACTTATCTGACTGCCAAGAGCTACAAATGTATCCTTCAATTTATCCACCAAAGACTCCACCGAATCCGAATAGTTTCTAGTGTCCAATACTATCGTCGCTTTGTAACAATTCCTTTTCATTGCGCTTTCTATTACCACGATTTATTAAGTTCATAGAATAGACCGCACCTTTGTCAAGCAGTAGTTTCAACCCATCGAAAATATTATTCAAATTTTCATCAATTTTTTCTCTATCTTCGGCCGACAATCGGCCAATCACATGATCTGCCAACGCCATAAATCTATGTTTTTTCCCTCCTATACCAATCCTAAATCTAAAAAATCCATGGCCTAGATGTTCGACCAGGCTTTTAATTCCATTATGACCTGCATCTCCTTCTCTGATAGTTAGTTTATACTCACCAACGGCTATGGTTATATCATCGCAGAGCACCACCATTTCGTCCACAGGTATTTTAAAATAGGAACAAAATTTCGCAACTGCTCCACCAGCATCGTTCATGAATGTGTCCGGCCTTAGTAAAAAGATCGCCCTATCAATATAAAATACTTTTAAAAATCTACAACTCAATGAAGCATCAATCTTCCATTCGCTGGACTCCATGCCAAAAACTTTCAGAGCAAATTCGCTAAGCACATAGGCACCAACATTATGCCGCGTACCATCATAATTAGCGCCGCGGTTAGCTAGACCAACGAATATCCGAGGCAATCCGCCCACATCAGGATTTTGCGGCGGCAGATCTCATGCCACCGGCTTCGGAAGCTTCGCCTTCTTTGGACTCACTATGGCCCACACAGGATAGGACGATGGCATCGTCACCACCCGCCAATTCAACACCATCGGCCACAGATATATCCCGGATGTGAATCGAATTGCCCACCCTTAGATTACTCACATCGATTACAATATGCTCAATCATGTCCTTGGGCAAACAATACACATCTAGTTCATGGCGAACCTGTTCAATAACACCACCTTCATTTTTTACACCATAGGACTCGCCAACTAATTTTATCGGCACAACTATGCGAATTTTCTCATTTTCAGAAATTTCATGAAAATCCACATGGATAAACCCACCTGAAATAGCATCGCGCTGGACCTCTGCCACAATCGATAGCATCTTTGAACCCACATCAATCAGCTCAATGGTGGCCGCAGAATTACCCTTCTCCTTCATGAGGATACGAAAATCCTTATCCGACAAGCTGATTGAATGGGCACCAGATTTCCCATAGACCACTGCCGGAACACGCCCCTGTCTCCGCAACCTATTGGATCGATGCCGTCCAATTTCACTCCTTTGACTAACAGAAATTTGCAACTTCTTCATAACCGTAACCCTGGTCGATAACACGACTCTTGTTAGGTTGTAGAGC harbors:
- the ssb gene encoding single-stranded DNA-binding protein; this translates as MASFNKVILLGNLTRDPELRSTNNGTSICKFGLATTRVSRSAEGDTREEVVFIDVDCFGKQAELIAKYFVKGKSIFVEGRLRLDQWESAAGEKRSKLVAVLENFQFIGSKADDNLDNGGMERSASVTNEVSSIQVDGDDDVPF
- the rplI gene encoding 50S ribosomal protein L9 produces the protein MATANILLLKKVEHLGAEGDSVTVKAGYARNYLLPNKIAVPVTRANRRQVEFLQKKRLDREASEVAQARSMADMIAGLSLIFTAKVGGNGKMFGSISGSDLLAKLSEYGVNLDKKMLHMEPAKHVGKHIAKLKLHREVVMDLSFEVVPEVEESKEVTPIIEPKG
- a CDS encoding penicillin-binding protein 2 — protein: MPNNIKISVRFFLVLLVLSMGFFCVFCRLFHLSVLARSRYIPYVEKLRSSVKIKQSRRGQILDRNGVVLATTNCIIDVGVDPYAANYEHDFSKIQQLAAMLKINHSSLKKCFKKYKYVKNKKVVEIRWKKIKTIEDDLLLERIMALKIKGIYGNKKYKRSYPTDGLASQLIGFINDDGVASCGIEKLMDKYLKGQDGLIKSEKDGKHKELRQFRKLDVNAKNGCDVELSLDLIIQDMVEKELDNVINKFHPKWATIIVSDAVTGEIMALGNRPTYNNNHYNKATIDSLRNRAVTDVYEPGSIFKIVASSIALEHNLATPETVFDCSKDYVNSSGSDIKLPKDPGNFNKLSLTDILRKSSNRGIAHVGIVLGKNRLYKAAKAFGFGEITGYGFDGEVPGILHPPNRWDRLTITRLPMGHALGATPMQMHQAMGVIASGGFLLKPLLVKKVVDSLGNGILEFHPEVKNRVLSNKTATTMADILRNPNSKDSTINGLGLSYKTGTSQKIVDGKYSSKHHISSCSGFFPFDTPQILITVVVDDAVTEKGTAWGYLVALPSLKSLVDKISRYMDLQ
- a CDS encoding 30S ribosomal protein S6 yields the protein MKRNCYKATIVLDTRNYSDSVESLVDKLKDTFVALGSQISDVERIGQRNFERITDKNFQSGIYVRISFEAESTVPELIKDRFALDKTINRMMIERCK
- the pth gene encoding aminoacyl-tRNA hydrolase gives rise to the protein MGGLPRIFVGLANRGANYDGTRHNVGAYVLSEFALKVFGMESSEWKIDASLSCRFLKVFYIDRAIFLLRPDTFMNDAGGAVAKFCSYFKIPVDEMVVLCDDITIAVGEYKLTIREGDAGHNGIKSLVEHLGHGFFRFRIGIGGKKHRFMALADHVIGRLSAEDREKIDENLNNIFDGLKLLLDKGAVYSMNLINRGNRKRNEKELLQSDDSIGH
- a CDS encoding 50S ribosomal protein L25; this translates as MKKLQISVSQRSEIGRHRSNRLRRQGRVPAVVYGKSGAHSISLSDKDFRILMKEKGNSAATIELIDVGSKMLSIVAEVQRDAISGGFIHVDFHEISENEKIRIVVPIKLVGESYGVKNEGGVIEQVRHELDVYCLPKDMIEHIVIDVSNLRVGNSIHIRDISVADGVELAGGDDAIVLSCVGHSESKEGEASEAGGMRSAAAKS